The Juglans regia cultivar Chandler chromosome 1, Walnut 2.0, whole genome shotgun sequence nucleotide sequence ttaactgAGCTTAGTTCAATATTCAAACGCAGCCTAACTCCAACTAGGTTTAGAGTTttaggttttatatatatatatatataaaacttattttggTACAGTACTTTGGACGAGGCTTTTGATATTGGATTACTCAAATTAGTTTGGGctttctctttattaatttcCTCAAATCCTTGAATAGACCTCTTGCTTTTAAAAGTAAAAGCCGATTTTTTGTGTTGTTCGTCTTGCCCAAGGGCATGCTTGCATCGTGCATGATGCTTGCATTCGTGCATGCCCTTATCACACCCACACTGCTACATCATGATTCAAGCTGGTAGCTAGTACTGCACAAACAAAGGAGAAGAATAGATATATGCAAGTTGGATGAATATTACAAGCTGTATATATGCATCCATGTCGGCTGAGCGAGTGGAAAAAACCATCCATACACGATGATCATGTGATGATCAATAAGCGATGGGGATGGGGGCCACATTAATCCAAATATATAAGAGCTTCCCCTCATAACACCTAACTAGGGTGGATATATATGGAGAAGAGAATAATGTGTCCAAGTCTTTTTTTCCTGCAATAATGCACGAGGGAATCGTACGTGTAAAGATCAGGGGCGTGAGTGggatttttgtttggagatcaAATGCGCGCAGTGCATGCACTTAGCGCCCAGTTTCAAACTTTGCAAGCCCTTTCCCAGGAATAATTCTCGGGTGGCATGCATGCATAGGTAATAGTAGGTTTCAGTTTTTATCCCAAATCAGTAAAAAGTATTTCTACTTTTGGAACCTCACTTAAGGAAACCAATTCAATCTCCAGGGATTGGAAAAGGAACATTCAGGGTCCCCACGCATGAAGCCATAAAGCCCCTTGCCAGTGGTATAAATAGCCTCCCAACCCAATCACCCAAATCACCCATCTGTATTAATCACAAATATCCCTACTACTTCTAATTCCCAAACCAGAGGCTGCTTCTCTTCTAATTCCTCAACCCTTCATTTTTCCTTAAGGTGAGCTTCTTAATATTTCAGTTCTCTCTTATATATCCTTCTCAACTGCTGTCCTAGCTAGTGATCATCAACCCAGCTATGTGGCTATGTGAAGATCGATCATATATGATATAGATGGCCATGtgttccctttttcttttattctttgttaTGGCTAATTGGTGTTGATTAACATTGagttcaagaatatatataggctaataagtagtatatataaTGCTACGTACCTTTGTTAATTACTAAAAGGCCGACATGcatgtttgagttaagatgcaGTTTCAAGTTAGCACTCCGGTCCTAGAGACAAGCTAGTAAGATGCAGGATGCAGTTTATAAGCCAATCTGATCATATACAAAACATTATTTGCGTACCTACTCCTGTACACATCCTTTTTGTACACATCTCTTGCCCATACCATTAATTACAATTTAAGTTTACAATTCATATAACAACCACATGTAATATCGTCAACGATGTATAAGAGAGTGGTGTATGCGCAAAGTTCAGGTACATGCGCATAGAAAGATTAATGCAAAATTACATTAGTATAAAGGCTATCTTtaatacaggaaaaaaaaaaatctggtatatattgcttctaattataatatatcctAGCCTTATTGATCTGTGTTTTGTGAATACAGAAAAATCATCATGAGCTGGTCAGGAGGAGATTGGATGTGCGGTGCCTGCCAGCACACAAATTTCAAAAAGCGGGATGCATGCCAACGTTGTGGATACCCAAAATACGGAGGCCCAGATCCATCCACATATAACACGACAGAGGTGTTGGCTGGGGATTGGTTTTGCAATGCCATGAATTGTGGTTCTCACAACTATGCCAGCCGATCAAACTGCTATAGATGCGGTGCatataaaactcatgattaTGCTGCAGCTGGATATGGGTCCGCTGCCAGTCATGTCCCACCTGGTTGGAAAACTGGCGACTGGATTTGCTCTAGGTAACTTTACACATGCATTCACTTCCTCATGTCTTGCGTAACAGTCTACCAATTTAGAAACAAATCATGTCCTGGCCAAAAACTATACTATGATCATATATTGCAGAATAGTCAGCATTGTTGCAACATAAACTATACTATGATCATATATAGAACAATGTCCCGCAATTAACAAGATCATGATTCATTGATTCTTATAGTTTCGTTTCTAGTTTTCAGAATTTGGCGTACGTTAAGTTCATGAAATAACACCATAATTAAccatgatggtattttcattctttAACTCCCCTCACAGTTCTTCCTGATGATCTCCCTCACGCATCAAGAAATTGTATCgatcgcatatatatatatatatatatatatatatatatatatatatatttatattgtgtaaTAGCATTATCATTTGTTTATGTGAGTGAACTTTGAATGGGACAGAATGGGATGTGGAGTGCACAATTATGCTAGCAGGACGGAATGCTACAAATGCAACACACCAAAGGATTTTGGTAAGATATATTCAGTCATTTTTGtcttgtttcctttttcttggTACTGAATCATGAATGGCGCGCTTCACATCATGTTCTGCAcaaatgctagctagctagtacatGATTTCATCTAGCTGTTTATTAATACAGGTACTCTCTTCTATTTTCAGGTGGTGCAGTTTAATCAGCAAGACTTTTGAAGGTTCTCGTGTGAAATCACTAATATCTCTCTTATCTGATCCCCGaccaaacactttttttttttctcactttcctTTCTGAAGA carries:
- the LOC109006225 gene encoding uncharacterized RNA-binding protein C17H9.04c, with the translated sequence MSWSGGDWMCGACQHTNFKKRDACQRCGYPKYGGPDPSTYNTTEVLAGDWFCNAMNCGSHNYASRSNCYRCGAYKTHDYAAAGYGSAASHVPPGWKTGDWICSRMGCGVHNYASRTECYKCNTPKDFGGAV